Genomic window (Peptococcaceae bacterium 1198_IL3148):
ACCTTCTATTATTCTCAGATTTACTCCTAATTTTACCTCGGATATTAGTTTCATTGTTTCATCAGTGGTTAGCAATCTGGCATATTTTAAGGTGCCATAGGCTCTAAATATGCGATCCTCCAATTGGTACTTGTTATCATGATGTACCGCTTGTCTGGCGGCCCGTTCTTGGTCGATAATCTGTCTGATAATTGAACTCAATTTATCAATAATCTCTTCTTCACTAAGCCCCAGTGTCACTTGATTTGATACTTGATATAAATTGCCCATTGCCTGGGTTCCTTCGCCGTATAGACCCCTGACGGTAATTCCCAATTTGGCAATGGCATTAATTATCGGATTAATTTGCCTTAACATGGTCAAACCTGGCAGGTGCAGCATTACCGAAGCTCTCAAACCAGTGCCTACGTTGGTGGGACAAGCGGTTAAGTATCCCAACTGGGCAGAATAGGCATAGTCTAGCACCTGTTCTAAATCATCGTCCAGGTTATTGGCCAATTCCCAAGCCTTTTCCAATTGTAGCCCAGGTAGTAAACATTGAATGCGCAAATGATCCTCTTCATTTAGCATAATGC
Coding sequences:
- a CDS encoding protein arginine kinase — translated: MGIKDIVNNAHSSWMNSDGPEGDVITSSRIRIARNLSGIPFPNSMSTTDAEAVFHAVQQAVSKSNQQLNKLELLNMGELTPVERRVLMDKHLISPDLLKDYQKKAVVLSENEVFSIMLNEEDHLRIQCLLPGLQLEKAWELANNLDDDLEQVLDYAYSAQLGYLTACPTNVGTGLRASVMLHLPGLTMLRQINPIINAIAKLGITVRGLYGEGTQAMGNLYQVSNQVTLGLSEEEIIDKLSSIIRQIIDQERAARQAVHHDNKYQLEDRIFRAYGTLKYARLLTTDETMKLISEVKLGVNLRIIEGVDASVLNQLLVMIQPAYLQKQANRELSAQERDVLRAKTVRDELNINK